From the Paraflavitalea soli genome, the window TCTTCGCCGCCGGTAGTGAGGGACAGCAGGGCCTTTTTGCCACTGAAGATACCCTGCTCATAGTACTTGCCGGCCCCATAAAAGCGGCCCATGGCAAATACCCGGTCAACCCAGCCTTTCAAAATGCCGGGTACACTGAACCACCACAAGGGGAATTGCCAGATCATCAGGTCGCACCATTCCACTTTTTCCTGTTCCTGGTCTACATCGTAAGCAAAACTGCCTGTTTCGGTAGCATGCATTTCCTCCAGTTGTTGTTTGAAGAAGGTGGCATTTTGCAAACGGGTAAAGTTGCTGCTGTCTGATACGGGATTGAACCGCATAGCATACAGGTTGGAGGTCTTCACTTCATGACCTGCTGCTTGCAGGGTTTCGATGGCTGTGGTGAACAGGGCGCCATTCATACTTTTGGGTTCGGGGTGTGCTAAAACGATCAGAATTTTCATGCGTAATCCCTGTTTTTATCAAGGGGGCAACAAAATTATTCCGGTATCGGTTACTTTAGCAGGGCACATCGAATTGTACGGTGCACACAAAAATGTAAGTAATGGGAAAAAGGAAGTTAACATCTACCAATGCCATCAACCGGGAGCAACTGATTGAGTTTTGCGGCATGATCTACGCGGTGGATATGCTGGGCGGGCGTTGGAAGCTGCTCATATTGTACAAACTCGAAGCGCGGACCCTGCGTTTCAGTGAGCTGAAGAAACGAATACCCAATATCACCGACCGGATGCTCACGCTGCATTTACAGGAACTGGAGAAAAACGGGCTGGTGCTCCGCAATGCTTATGCAGAAGTGCCGCCCCGAGTAGAATACCAGCTTACAGAAAGCGCCAAACAACTGATACCTGTGTGGAAGCAGCTGGAGGAATGGGGATTACAGCACCGGGCTATAATGGAAGAAACAAGCGTAAAAACAGATACTTATTGATACTCACCGTAAAAATGGAGAGCACCTGTCGAGTCAGCAGTGTATTCATTGCCGATTGCCGACTGCTGATTGCCGGGTTTTTCAGGATGCAGCCGGGATAGAGAAGGTAAAGGTGAGACCGTCGGGTGTGGTTTTTTCGATGTGCATTTGTTCCTGGTAGATCTTTTCCAGCCGCAATACCGTATTGCGCAGGCCCACGCCCTTGCCTTGCAGTAACCATTCAACGGGACCAATATAGCGGGCGCCTGTATTGCTGATGCTGATCTGTACTTTTCCTTTCCGTTTAATACAGCGGATATTGATGCGGCCGCCATGCACAGCGGGGCTGATGCCATGTATCACGGCATTTTCGATCAGCGGCTGTAATAACATGGGGGCGATCTTAGTGTGCATGACCTCTTCACTGGCTTCGATCATTACCTGCAGTCTTTCAC encodes:
- a CDS encoding NAD(P)H-dependent oxidoreductase, translated to MKILIVLAHPEPKSMNGALFTTAIETLQAAGHEVKTSNLYAMRFNPVSDSSNFTRLQNATFFKQQLEEMHATETGSFAYDVDQEQEKVEWCDLMIWQFPLWWFSVPGILKGWVDRVFAMGRFYGAGKYYEQGIFSGKKALLSLTTGGEEGAYLKDGFNGDIINMLKPIHRGIFGFTGWSVLHPHIVYGPARLSPEAREAELNKWKKRLLQAVDEQPIEVGTY
- a CDS encoding winged helix-turn-helix transcriptional regulator, whose protein sequence is MGKRKLTSTNAINREQLIEFCGMIYAVDMLGGRWKLLILYKLEARTLRFSELKKRIPNITDRMLTLHLQELEKNGLVLRNAYAEVPPRVEYQLTESAKQLIPVWKQLEEWGLQHRAIMEETSVKTDTY
- a CDS encoding sensor histidine kinase: MILLEKKILTDVIAWLNIGLFRAYSKVHEARERRWKARANHGDVQVLKAQIQPHFLFNTLNRINATIPPQQEQTRELIAKLADTFRYALQATKEDEVSLWEELQFIKTYLELEKERFGERLQVMIEASEEVMHTKIAPMLLQPLIENAVIHGISPAVHGGRINIRCIKRKGKVQISISNTGARYIGPVEWLLQGKGVGLRNTVLRLEKIYQEQMHIEKTTPDGLTFTFSIPAAS